The following coding sequences lie in one Metopolophium dirhodum isolate CAU chromosome 5, ASM1992520v1, whole genome shotgun sequence genomic window:
- the LOC132945636 gene encoding uncharacterized protein LOC132945636: MFNCDQCPSVFNAKRNLTAHQKKHTGVRFPCTVCPSTFAYKTGLNKHMKNGHGIINVPAHLRPLPAAPIIDQPAPAHQVQIAPQIFVPDVPAGGSNMLTEDEMCMEAMDEFEDTDSYTVAVNGKRVSTANTTSAVRAKKTRMDMVKAPGFVEILSSASRKIVWYYTKNIGNTMIYSDFLRPLIPELINLLKTHVQKHAIKFNLKLEATYNRPNVPNSSENRAFKTSAVEIYPDSDFRTIIERAYIKLMKEKDEYMGRGSGFTLESIDGLLLAVYKYTPMGGSSYIQLPEYIDRKRGTINPKNTDQHCFKWAILSRHVIGPTVCRVEGNRYSQHEGKYNFDGISFPTPLSDISKFEKNNINVSVNVYGLDKKFQPPRKYPTYEVYPLRVISEEKPDHFDLLLVTDGDNSHYVYISNFSRLIRKQKTSHTERLVFCKRCFTSFDDRRHKYKLSGQEALDQHKLICGAHKPILPEMPKEGECVEFRAWKKTVRHPFVIYADFEAILVKTEEKKGGSTTVIQRHEAMSYGFLVKASEDVPADLLEQHEIPAGPVIYRGSEDRTDVARHFVESIVEVAHKIENLMKTNIAIIMTEGEEKTYQECSTCNLCKCVLVGGDKVKDHDHLTGKFRQTLCSRCNLELQQPKFVPVFFHNLSNYDSHFIISELGYDTQTINVIPNSEEKYISFSKYINSTFTVRFIDSFRFMASSLSSLAENLVTPEHENFRETAKHFVTGDMSLVTRKGVYPYEYTDSWERLEDRRLPRKRDFFSTLTETSIKESDFEHAKEVWDHFDCETLGDYSDLYLKIDVLLLADVFENFRDVCMRAYNLDPAHYYTAPGLSFDAMLKFTGQKLQLLHDYDMLLMFENGIRGGLVQASKRYGKANNEKTPDYDETKDKSWIIYQDCK; this comes from the exons GTATCATAAATGTTCCAGCCCACTTAAGACCATTGCCAGCTGCGCCGATCATCGATCAACCTGCTCCAGCTCATCAGGTCCAGATTGCACCGCAAATATTTGTTCCTGATGTCCCGGCCGGTGGATCGAACATGTTAACCGAAGACGAAATGTGTATGGAAGCCATGGACGAATTTGAGGATACAG attcttACACCGTTGCCGTTAACGGGAAACGTGTTTCGACTGCTAACACAACCTCAGCTGTTAGGGCAAAAAAGACGCGTATGGATATGGTGAAGGCCCCCGGATTCGTAGAAATTTTGTCGTCTGCGAGCCGTAAAATCGTGTGGTACTATACCAAAAATATCGGCAATACAATGATTTATTCAGACTTTCTTCGACCCCTCATACCTGAACtaataaatttgttgaaaaCTCACGTACAAAAACAcgcaataaaatttaatttgaaactcGAGGCGACTTATAACCGTCCCAACGTCCCCAATTCGTCGGAGAACAGGGCGTTCAAGACCTCGGCAGTTGAAATTTACCCTGACAGCGATTTTAGAACGATTATAGAGAGGGCGTATATCAAGTTAATGAAGGAGAAGGACGAATATATGGGAAGAGGAAGTGGATTTACATTAGAGTCGATCGATGGGCTGTTGCTGGCAGTGTATAAATATACGCCGATGGGCGGATCATCGTACATACAATTACCTGAATATATTGATAGGAAGCGGGGTACCATCAACCCAAAGAATACGGACCAGCATTGTTTTAAGTGGGCAATCCTATCAAGGCATGTGATCGGACCAACGGTATGTCGTGTAGAGGGAAATAGATATAGTCAGCATGAggggaaatataattttgacgGTATTTCGTTCCCTACACCTCTGTCGGatatatcaaaatttgaaaaaaataatatcaatgtaaGTGTTAACGTCTATGGGCTTGATAAGAAATTCCAACCACCTAGAAAATACCCGACATACGAGGTGTACCCGCTGCGAGTAATCAGCGAAGAAAAACCGGACCATTTCGACCTGTTGTTGGTGACAGATGGCGACAACTCGCACTATGTTTACATTTCGAATTTTTCCCGGCTCATACGCAAGCAGAAAACATCACACACTGAGAGATTAGTGTTCTGCAAAAGATGTTTTACTAGTTTTGATGATAGACGACATAAATACAAGCTGAGCGGACAGGAGGCCCTGGACCAACACAAATTGATTTGCGGCGCGCACAAGCCGATACTACCCGAGATGCCGAAGGAGGGGGAGTGTGTTGAGTTCAGGGCGTGGAAAAAAACGGTTAGGCACCCGTTTGTAATTTACGCGGATTTCGAGGCGATCTTGGTGAAGACGGAGGAGAAAAAAGGAGGTAGCACGACAGTTATACAGAGGCATGAGGCGATGAGTTATGGGTTTTTAGTGAAGGCGAGCGAGGACGTGCCGGCGGATTTATTGGAACAACACGAGATACCGGCGGGGCCGGTAATCTATAGAGGAAGTGAAGACAGGACGGACGTGGCGAGGCATTTTGTAGAGTCAATAGTTGAGGTGGCccataaaattgaaaatctgaTGAAGACGAATATAGCGATTATTATGACTGAGGGTGAAGAAAAAACATATCAAGAGTGTAGTACGTGTAATTTATGCAAATGTGTATTAGTCGGGGGCGATAAGGTTAAGGATCATGATCATCTGACGGGCAAATTTAGGCAGACCTTGTGCTCTAGGTGTAACTTAGAGTTGCAACAGCCTAAATTTGTCCCcgtattttttcataatctcTCAAACTACGACTCGCACTTCATAATATCTGAACTTGGTTATGATACTCAGACTATCAACGTTATACCGAACAGTGAGGAGAAATATATATCTTTttcgaaatatataaatagtacctTCACTGTTCGGTTTATCGACTCGTTCAGGTTTATGGCGTCGAGTTTGTCGTCCCTGGCCGAAAATTTAGTTACACCCGAACATGAGAACTTCCGTGAGACAGCTAAACATTTTGTCACCGGAGATATGTCACTCGTGACTCGGAAGGGTGTGTACCCTTACGAGTACACGGATAGTTGGGAGCGGCTGGAAGACAGGAGATTACCGAGGAAGAGGGATTTTTTTAGTACGTTGACGGAGACCAGTATAAAGGAGAGTGACTTTGAGCATGCGAAGGAGGTCTGGGACCACTTTGATTGTGAGACGCTCGGGGATTATAGTGATCTCTACCTAAAAATTGACGTTTTACTACTGGCAGACGTTTTCGAAAACTTTCGTGACGTATGCATGAGGGCGTACAACCTGGACCCTGCTCACTATTATACAGCACCAGGCTTAAGTTTTGACGCCATGCTAAAGTTCACAGGCCAAAAGTTGCAATTGCTACACGATTATGACATGTTGTTGATGTTCGAAAAtg gtatacgcgGTGGATTGGTGCAGGCGAGTAAGAGGTATGGAAAGGCGAACAACGAGAAGACTCCGGATTACGACGAGACAAAAGATAAATCGTGGATTATTTATCAGGactgtaa gtaa
- the LOC132945635 gene encoding uncharacterized protein LOC132945635 yields MSQYMPYGGFNWIEPTLNGLNDLDDTSPIGRVYEVDVSYPRHLHDNHNDLPFLPQNSVPHGSKVRKLMATFEEKKNYIIHYRSLQQAIKNGLIVEKVHRVIQFNQSNWLAKYIELNTEMRKKARNDFEKDFFKLMNNAVFGKTMQSKRKEMKMELVSCERRLQKLINKSTFKHCTNYNENLNADSLYWMYQKR; encoded by the exons ATGTCGCAGTACATGCCGTACGGTGGGTTCAACTGGATCGAGCCTACGTTAAACGGTTTGAATGATTTGGACGATACCTCCCCCATAGGACGAGTGTATGAGGTGGATGTGTCATACCCACGACATTTGCATGATAACCACAATGACTTACCCTTTCTACCGCAAAATAGTGTGCCACATGGATCGAAGGTGCGAAAGTTGATGGCGACGTTcgaggagaaaaaaaattacataattcacTATAGGAGCCTGCAGCAGGCCATTAAGAATGGACTAATAGtagaaaaa gtacatagagTGATACAATTTAACCAGTCTAACTGGCTGGCTAAATATATTGAGTTGAACACCGAGATGAGGAAGAAGGCGAGGAATGATTTTGAAaaggacttttttaaattaatgaacaacGCTGTATTTG ggAAGACTATGCAGTCTAAAAGAAAGGAGATGAAGATGGAGCTAGTGTCGTGTGAGAGGAGGTTACAAAAATTAATCAACAAGAGTACATTTAAACACTGTACCAATTATAACGAAAACCTAAACGCT gatTCGCTGTACTGGATGTATCAAAAACGCTAA
- the LOC132945864 gene encoding uncharacterized protein LOC132945864, translated as MYEYHYDVMQRHYGDKIKLMYTDTDSLIYHIQTDDFYADLATNHNLLDRMDTANLPTDHQCYVASRKKSPGYFSDEVDGNIITHFCALRAKSYAFNIYAGPEDEVANDRVGGEKIKAKGIRSHVVKNHMTFEDHRKCLFGEDGVEAYKENVSIRSFNHQLMTIKTKKLTYNSYDDKRVVLEDKVNTLAHGHYSIEEDDIWPELEEDGGKWGAEEKELMRELLQCIN; from the exons ATGTATGAGTACCATTATGATGTCATGCAGAGGCACTATggagacaaaattaaattaatgtacacTGATacag ATTCATTGATTTACCACATACAAACGGATGATTTTTATGCAGACTTGGCGACCAACCATAACTTGTTGGACCGGATGGACACTGCCAACTTGCCCACTGACCATCAGTGCTATGTGGCAAGCAGAAAGAAGTCTCCAGGATACTTTTCCGATGAAGTGGACGGCAACATTATTACTCATTTCTGTGCGTTGAGGGCCAAGTCCTACGCTTTTAATATATATGCTGGTCCAGAGGATGAGGTTGCAAATGATAGAGTAGGAGGAGAAAAGATTAAGGCGAAAGGAATCCGGTCTCATGTGGTTAAAAACCACATGACATTCGAGGACCATAGAAAGTGTTTGTTTGGGGAAGATGGAGTGGAGGCGTACAAGGAGAATGTATCGATTAGGTCATTTAACCATCAACTCATGACCataaagacaaaaaaattaacttacaatAGCTATGACGATAAGAGGGTGGTGTTAGAAGATAAAGTCAACACACTAGCCCATGGACACTATAGTATAGA AGAAGATGACATATGGCCAGAACTTGAGGAAGATGGAGGGAAATGGGGCGCTGAGGAAAAAGAATTGATGAGAGAGCTACtacaatgtataaattaa